A window of Aptenodytes patagonicus unplaced genomic scaffold, bAptPat1.pri.cur scaffold_288, whole genome shotgun sequence contains these coding sequences:
- the LOC143173792 gene encoding olfactory receptor 14A16-like yields MDSADAQQDQMSNGSSITQFLLLAFADSRELQLLTFWLFLGIYLAALLGNGLIITAVACDHRLHTPMYFFLLNLSVLDLGSISTTLPKAMANSLWDTRAISYPGCAAQVFFIFCLITAEYFLLTVMAYDRYVAICKPLHYGTLLGSRACAHMAAAAWGSGFLHALLHTANTFSLPLCKGNALDQFFCEIPQILKLSCSDSYLREAGLLVVDACLYLGCFVFLVVSYVQIFRAVLRIPSEQGRHKAFSTCLPHLAVVSLFLSTGMFAYLKPPSISSPSLDLVVSFLYSVVPPAVNPLIYSMRNQELRDALWKLAQWTLFH; encoded by the coding sequence atggACAGTGCTGATGCCCAGCAGGACCAGATGTCCAatggcagctccatcacccagttcctcctcctggcattcgcAGACTCACGGGAGCTGCAGCtgttgaccttctggctcttcctgggcatctacctggctgccctcctgggcaacggcctcatcatcacggccgtagcctgcgaccaccgcctccacacccccatgtacttcttcctcctcaacctctccGTCcttgacctgggctccatctccaccactctgcccaaagccatggccaattccctctgggacaccagggccatctcctacccaggatgtgctgcacAGGTCTTCTTTATATTCTGCTTGATTACAGCAGAGTATTTTCTTCTcaccgtcatggcctacgaccgctacgttgccatctgcaaacccctgcactacgggaccctgctgggcagcagagcttgtgcccacatggcagcagctgcctggggcagtgggtttctccatgctctgctgcacacggccaatacattttcactcccgCTCTGCAagggcaatgccctggaccagttcttctgtgaaatcccccagatcctcaagctctcctgctcagactcctacctcagggaggcTGGGCTTCTCGTGGTTGATGCCTGTTTAtatctggggtgttttgttttccttgtggtgtcctatgtgcagatcttcagggccgtgctgaggatcccctctgagcagggacggcacaaagccttttccacgtgcctccctcacctggccgtggtctccctgtttctcagcactggcatgtttgcctacctgaagcccccctccatctcctccccatccctggacctggtggtgtcgtttctgtactcggtggtgcctccagcagtgaaccccctcatctacagcatgaggaaccagGAGCTCAGAGATGCTTTATGGAAACTGGCCCAGTGGACGCTGTTTCACTGA